From the genome of Glycine max cultivar Williams 82 chromosome 2, Glycine_max_v4.0, whole genome shotgun sequence, one region includes:
- the LOC100808915 gene encoding cytochrome P450 71D8-like, which produces MEAQTFFLVIALFFLLHWLAKCYNSSVCHKLPPGPKKLPIIGNLHQLAEAGSLPHHALRDLAKKYGPLMHLQLGEISAVVASSPKMAKEIVKTHDVSFLQRPHLVFGQMISYGGLGIAFAPYGDHWRQMRKMCATELLSAKRVQSFASIREDEAAKFIDLIRESAGSPINLTSRIFSLICASISRVAFGGIYKEQDEFVVSLIRKIVESGGGFDLADVFPSIPFLYFITGKMARLKKLHKQVDKVLENIIKDHHEKNKSAKEDGAEVEDQDFIDLLLRIQQDDTLGIEMTTNNIKALILDIFAAGTDTSSSTLEWTMTEMMRNPTVREKAQAELRQTFREKDIIHESDLEQLTYLKLVIKETLRVHPPTPLLLPRECSQLTIIDGYEIPAKTKVMVNAYAICKDPQYWTHADRFIPERFEDSSIDFKGNNFEYLPFGGGRRICPGMTLGLASIMLPLALLLYHFNWELPNNMKPEDMDMAEHFGLAINRKNELHLVPFVYDL; this is translated from the exons ATGGAAGCTCAaaccttcttcttggttattgCCTTGTTCTTTCTGTTGCACTGGCTTGCAAAATGTTACAACAGTAGTGTCTGTCATAAACTTCCACCAGGACCAAAGAAACTACCCATCATAGGGAACCTGCATCAACTAGCAGAAGCAGGTTCACTTCCACACCATGCTCTCAGAGATCTTGCCAAAAAATATGGACCCCTCATGCACCTCCAACTTGGTGAAATTTCAGCAGTGGTTGCATCCTCCCCAAAGATGGCCAAGGAAATAGTAAAAACACATGATGTGTCTTTTCTTCAGAGACCCCATCTTGTTTTTGGTCAAATGATATCCTATGGGGGATTGGGCATTGCTTTTGCTCCATATGGTGATCACTGGAGACAAATGAGGAAAATGTGTGCCACGGAGCTTCTGAGCGCCAAAAGAGTTCAGTCTTTTGCTTCCATTAGAGAAGACGAGGCAGCAAAGTTTATTGACTTGATTCGCGAATCAGCAGGTTCCCCAATCAATCTCACCAGTAGAATTTTCTCATTGATATGTGCTTCTATTTCCAGGGTAGCATTTGGTGGCATATACAAGGAGCAAGACGAATTTGTTGTGTCTTTGATCCGAAAAATCGTAGAATCCGGGGGAGGATTTGACCTTGCTGATGTGTTTCCTTCAATTCCATTCTTATATTTCATAACTGGTAAGATGGCCAGATTGAAGAAGTTGCACAAGCAAGTTGACAAGGTATTGGAAAACATCATCAAAGACCATCATGAAAAGAACAAAAGTGCTAAAGAAGACGGAGCTGAAGTAGAGGACCAAGATTTTATTGATCTTCTTCTCAGAATCCAACAAGATGACACTCTTGGCATTGAAATGACAACAAACAACATCAAAGCTTTGATATTG GACATATTTGCTGCTGGAACTGATACTTCATCATCAACATTAGAGTGGACTATGACAGAAATGATGAGAAATCCAACAGTGAGAGAGAAAGCACAAGCTGAATTGAGACAAACTTTTAGAGAAAAAGACATAATTCATGAAAGTGATTTAGAGCAACTTACTTATTTGAAGTTGGTAATCAAAGAGACATTGAGGGTACACCCGCCTACTCCTTTATTGCTCCCTAGAGAATGCTCTCAACTAACCATTATTGATGGCTATGAAATACCTGCCAAAACCAAAGTCATGGTAAATGCATATGCAATTTGTAAGGATCCTCAATATTGGACACATGCTGACAGATTTATCCCTGAAAGATTTGAGGATAGTTCTATCGATTTCAAAGGAAATAACTTTGAGTATCTGCCTTttggaggaggaagaagaatatGCCCAGGCATGACATTGGGTTTAGCCAGCATTATGCTTCCACTAGCTCTATTACTCTATCACTTCAACTGGGAACTCCCAAATAACATGAAACCAGAGGATATGGATATGGCTGAACACTTTGGATTGGCTATTAACAGGAAAAATGAATTGCATTTGGTTCCCTTTGTTTATGATCTTTGA